The Helianthus annuus cultivar XRQ/B chromosome 16, HanXRQr2.0-SUNRISE, whole genome shotgun sequence genome includes a window with the following:
- the LOC110919863 gene encoding probable serine/threonine-protein kinase clkA translates to MVGSDITGYTQRFHDLSRVIPYLVTPEYKRIERYIWGLAPEIRSHVTAAEPTTITQANKDSHVESSTGGKRSYSNFKKGTRRNNNNYNNNTNPNNNTNNNTNNNTNNNNYNRNNHNNNNNNRNHNNPNNYNIKQENTQARDAKAFVATNDIGPKKYSGTMPKCERCSYHHMGNCRICDKCGKLGHRTESCWGSGNRSGTENRNNNKNGNGREQGCFGCGSKDHFKRDCPKENQARGRSFVIGAKDARQDPNVDTGTFLLNNHFASILFDTGADFSFISVEFKNTLGLKSSKLDVPYSIELANGKLVESGEVVTECSLQLGEQKFTINLLPVELGSFDVVVGMDWLSNNGAEVVCHEKIIRIPLLNEETLVIHGEKRDTPLRIINSMKA, encoded by the exons ATGGTCGGATCTGATATTACTGGGTATACACAAAGGTTTCACGACCTGTCTCGTGTGATTCCTTATTTGGTTACACCAGAATACAAGCGTATTGAACGCTATATTTGGGGACTTGCTCCTGAGATCCGAAGCCATGTTACTGCAGCAGAACCCACGACTATCACGCAGGCG AATAAAGATTCACATGTCGAGTCTTCCACGGGTGGAAAAAGGAGTTACTCAAATTTCAAGAAGGGAACTCGTAGGAATAATAACAACTACAACAACAACACCAACCCCAACAACAATACCAACAACAATACCAACAACAATACCAACAACAACAACTACAACCGCAATAaccacaacaacaataacaacaatcgcAATCACAACAACCCCAACAATTATAACATAAAACAAGAGAATACTCAGGCAAGGGATGCAAAGGCGTTTGTAGCCACCAATGATATTGGCCCGAAGAAGTACTCTGGTACTATGCCCAAGTGTGAGCGATGCTCGTATCATCACATGGGTAATTGTAGGATATGTGACAAGTGTGGCAAGCTTGGCCACCGTACCGAGTCATGCTGGGGATCAGGAAATAGATCAGGAACGGAGAATAGAAATAACAATAAGAATGGAAATGGGCGTGAACAAGGATGTTTTGGATGCGGAAGCAAAGATCACTTCAAAAGGGATTGCCCTAAAGAAAACCAAGCTCGTGGTCGATCATTTGTGATTGGAGCCAAGGATGCGCGCCAAGACCCTAATGTGGACACTGGTACGTTCCTCCTTAACAATCattttgcatccatattatttgatactggtgccgattttaGCTTTATCTCTGTAGAATTTAAAAATACTCTGGGACTAAAATCTAGTAAACTAGATGTCCCATATTCTATAGAATTGGCTAACGGTAAACTAGTAGAATCGGGGGAAGTTGTTACGGAATGTTCCTTACAACTTGGAGAACAAAAATTCACTATCAATCTCTTACCTGTTgagttgggtagtttcgatgtagtggttggcatggattggctatccaatAATGGAGCCGAAGTCGTTTGCCAtgaaaagatcattcgcatacCACTACTGAACGAAGAGACACTGGTGATACATGGAGAGAAGCGCGACACCCCATTACGGATCATCAATAGCATGAAAGCTTAG